The following proteins come from a genomic window of Aquimarina sp. MAR_2010_214:
- a CDS encoding TonB-dependent receptor, with protein MKKIVTLFALFFVGILFAQETGSITGTLLDKESNNQPLPFANVLVKGTTKGTTTDFDGLYTIENLEPGTYVLEFSFIGYETLDVKDVIVKSNETTTVNTALAASAAALDEVIIKTTTKKESEAAILLEQKNAVTIQQKIGAQELSKKGVSDVATGLTKATGISKQSDKLYVRGLGDRYNNAYLNGLPIPSLNPKLKLIDLGIFPTDIVENLGIYKTYSPDIYGDFAGASVNIDTKDRPGKGFLEVGFSSGVNSNAISNDFFLLNGGQYDEWGLDDGSRRVPVFLDIPNYNYNSTQIDYYPFDTSFNPVKRFNAPDGGMSVTGGKTFTIAEDQKLDVLVTASFDQSHRTALGGNQAAFNSQGESITGIGNFKNVDRYEYFTNTTILGSLGYRWNSSNKILATTLFVNDTEDELREFTDGVSSEDTDVGIRLRRGTYEQNNLFTQQLTGEHRFNEGKYQLNWGVAYNKAKGLIPDRRQLVFTELQNGNLVLGNRTSPDLANNQRFYQELNENDYSGKIDFDINFGKDEDDNFKNVLTVGLAARSKDRDFESNQLNYNLNSLVNQNVDFNNPDAVLNETNFLRGEYIVLENLNPTRIYEADLSTIAGYANLQYAFTEKLTFNGGVRAELFEQNIFYREQQDLETSPFKTQKIDETFILPSISLKYELNSTSNLRFAASKTVTLPKFTEIAPFLDEDVTEATLGNTILSNSDNYNVDIKWEHFPEQTGELVAATLFGKYIENPIEKVYVASASNVNTFINSDNAIIFGAELEYRKNLGNLFKIEETIWNNLNFGINTTVMYTQVEIDPTITTFNGSNIAPTNVERQLQGASPFLVNADVVYAKEFGNHKITSALDFNLFGDRVYSAGGNGVGDIFEKGFGVLNFNFKDEIGKHVEISLKAKNLLNPSIERYQDQEDLGQEFTTYKFDNGINFSLGVIFKL; from the coding sequence ATGAAAAAAATTGTTACACTTTTTGCGTTATTTTTTGTAGGAATACTCTTCGCGCAAGAAACCGGATCGATTACCGGAACATTGTTAGACAAGGAATCTAATAATCAACCTTTGCCTTTTGCTAATGTGTTAGTTAAAGGAACAACTAAAGGAACGACAACAGATTTTGATGGTTTATATACTATTGAAAATCTAGAACCAGGGACATATGTACTAGAGTTTAGTTTTATAGGATATGAAACTTTAGACGTTAAGGATGTAATCGTAAAATCAAATGAGACTACTACAGTCAATACAGCCTTGGCAGCTAGTGCAGCTGCATTAGATGAGGTTATAATTAAAACCACGACTAAGAAAGAATCTGAAGCAGCTATTTTATTAGAACAAAAAAATGCGGTAACTATTCAACAAAAGATAGGTGCGCAAGAACTTTCTAAAAAAGGAGTAAGTGATGTTGCAACTGGTTTAACTAAAGCAACAGGTATTTCTAAGCAGAGTGATAAATTATATGTTCGTGGATTAGGAGATCGTTATAACAATGCCTATTTAAATGGATTGCCTATTCCATCATTAAATCCAAAGTTAAAACTTATTGATCTGGGGATATTTCCGACCGATATAGTTGAGAATTTAGGGATTTATAAAACGTATTCTCCAGATATATATGGTGATTTTGCAGGAGCAAGTGTAAATATTGACACCAAGGACCGTCCTGGAAAAGGTTTTTTAGAAGTAGGTTTTAGTTCGGGAGTAAATTCTAATGCTATTAGTAATGATTTTTTCTTACTTAATGGTGGGCAATACGATGAATGGGGATTAGATGATGGATCAAGAAGAGTTCCTGTTTTCTTAGACATTCCGAACTATAATTATAATAGTACACAAATTGATTATTATCCTTTTGATACTTCTTTTAATCCGGTAAAAAGATTTAATGCTCCCGATGGAGGGATGAGTGTTACTGGTGGTAAAACCTTCACAATTGCAGAAGATCAGAAGTTAGATGTATTGGTTACAGCATCATTTGATCAAAGCCATAGAACAGCTCTTGGAGGTAATCAGGCTGCTTTTAACTCTCAAGGAGAAAGTATTACTGGAATAGGAAACTTTAAGAATGTAGATCGATATGAGTATTTTACTAACACTACAATATTAGGAAGTTTAGGATACCGCTGGAACAGTAGTAATAAGATTCTTGCAACTACCTTGTTTGTTAATGATACCGAAGACGAACTTAGAGAGTTTACAGATGGTGTTAGTAGTGAAGATACAGATGTTGGTATTCGCCTTAGAAGAGGGACCTATGAACAAAATAACCTGTTTACACAGCAACTTACAGGAGAACATAGATTTAACGAAGGAAAATATCAGTTAAATTGGGGAGTTGCTTATAATAAAGCAAAGGGCCTAATACCAGACAGACGTCAATTGGTGTTTACAGAATTACAAAATGGAAATCTTGTTTTAGGAAATCGTACAAGTCCGGATTTAGCAAACAACCAACGTTTTTATCAGGAATTAAATGAAAATGATTATTCTGGTAAGATTGATTTTGATATCAATTTCGGAAAGGATGAAGATGATAATTTTAAAAATGTACTTACTGTTGGATTAGCAGCAAGATCAAAAGATAGAGATTTTGAATCTAATCAGTTAAACTACAACCTTAATAGTCTTGTAAATCAAAATGTAGATTTTAATAATCCAGATGCAGTACTAAACGAAACTAATTTCCTTAGAGGAGAGTACATTGTTTTAGAAAATCTTAATCCAACAAGAATTTACGAAGCAGATTTATCAACCATTGCAGGATATGCAAATTTACAATATGCGTTCACAGAGAAACTAACTTTCAATGGAGGTGTTCGTGCAGAATTGTTTGAGCAAAATATATTTTATAGAGAACAACAGGATTTAGAGACGTCTCCTTTCAAAACACAAAAGATTGACGAAACTTTTATCCTTCCTAGTATAAGCTTGAAATATGAATTAAACTCAACATCAAACCTTCGTTTTGCAGCTAGTAAAACGGTTACACTGCCAAAATTCACAGAAATAGCACCTTTCTTAGATGAAGATGTTACCGAAGCTACTCTGGGAAATACTATTCTTAGTAATTCTGATAACTATAATGTTGATATCAAATGGGAACATTTCCCTGAACAAACTGGCGAATTGGTAGCGGCTACATTATTTGGTAAATATATAGAAAACCCAATCGAAAAAGTATATGTAGCGTCAGCTTCAAATGTAAACACATTCATAAATTCTGATAATGCTATAATCTTTGGAGCAGAATTAGAATACAGAAAGAATTTGGGTAATCTTTTTAAAATAGAAGAAACCATCTGGAACAACCTAAACTTTGGTATTAATACTACAGTAATGTATACACAGGTAGAAATTGACCCAACAATTACAACATTTAATGGCTCTAATATTGCTCCAACTAATGTAGAAAGACAATTACAAGGCGCTTCTCCTTTTCTGGTAAATGCAGATGTGGTGTATGCCAAAGAATTTGGTAACCACAAAATTACTTCAGCTTTAGATTTTAACCTTTTTGGAGATCGAGTGTATTCTGCTGGTGGAAATGGAGTAGGAGATATTTTTGAAAAAGGATTCGGAGTGCTAAATTTTAATTTCAAAGATGAGATAGGAAAGCATGTCGAAATAAGTCTTAAAGCTAAAAATTTATTAAACCCATCTATAGAACGATATCAGGATCAAGAAGATTTAGGTCAGGAGTTTACCACCTATAAATTTGATAACGGAATCAACTTTAGCCTTGGAGTTATTTTTAAACTTTAA
- a CDS encoding toxin-antitoxin system YwqK family antitoxin: MKKIIVAMAILFSATVMAQDVKPTFEKQGDQIKGTFYFEDGTVRQQGFYNNEGVLHGEWKSYDATGKKIAMGQYNNGVKTGKWFFWNAEKLSEVNYDKNQIADVTTWSGKDNVVVNYKN, encoded by the coding sequence ATGAAAAAGATAATAGTAGCAATGGCCATTTTATTTTCTGCAACTGTAATGGCTCAGGATGTAAAACCGACTTTTGAAAAGCAGGGAGATCAGATTAAAGGAACATTTTATTTTGAAGATGGAACAGTAAGACAACAAGGATTCTATAATAATGAAGGAGTGCTTCATGGAGAATGGAAATCGTATGATGCTACTGGAAAGAAAATTGCCATGGGGCAATACAACAATGGAGTAAAAACAGGGAAATGGTTTTTCTGGAATGCAGAAAAATTATCAGAAGTAAACTATGATAAAAACCAAATCGCTGATGTAACAACTTGGTCAGGTAAAGACAATGTAGTTGTGAATTATAAAAATTAG
- the chrA gene encoding chromate efflux transporter, translating to MNKKKKLIEVAIVFFKLGCFAFGGPAAHIAMMENEIVDKRKWMDKQHFLDLIGATNLIPGPNSTEMTMHCGHERAGIAGLLVAGACFIFPAVVITGVLAWFYTSYGQLPEVTPFISGIKPAVLAIILSAILKLGKKALKNWELGTIGVLVLIFSLLGVNEVIALLGAGLFGILYFYSKSKLSTSSKSVAPFFIFKIATLTFIKLSSIKVFWTFFKVGAILYGSGYVLFAYLDAELVTKGWLTRLELIDAIAVGQFTPGPVLSTATFIGYQLAGFWGAIAATIGIFLPSFLFVLLLNPLVPKMRKSKILGYFLDTVNIAAVAIMLSVLFVMSLDALIDWKAISIALVSTSMIFGIKKVNPMWIVLGGSFLGYVLSLV from the coding sequence ATGAATAAAAAGAAAAAGCTTATTGAGGTCGCTATTGTTTTCTTTAAGTTAGGTTGTTTTGCTTTTGGTGGTCCGGCAGCACATATTGCCATGATGGAAAATGAAATAGTTGATAAGAGAAAATGGATGGATAAGCAACATTTTCTAGATCTTATTGGAGCCACAAACCTGATTCCTGGTCCTAATTCTACCGAAATGACCATGCATTGCGGCCATGAGCGTGCTGGTATCGCAGGTCTACTTGTTGCTGGAGCATGTTTTATTTTTCCAGCAGTAGTTATTACGGGAGTTTTGGCCTGGTTCTATACTTCTTATGGACAACTACCCGAGGTAACTCCTTTTATTTCTGGAATCAAACCTGCTGTATTAGCTATTATTTTATCGGCAATTCTAAAATTAGGGAAGAAAGCATTAAAAAACTGGGAACTAGGTACAATCGGAGTATTAGTGCTAATTTTTAGTTTATTGGGCGTAAATGAAGTTATTGCATTGTTAGGTGCTGGTCTTTTTGGAATATTATATTTTTATTCTAAATCTAAATTAAGTACTTCGTCTAAATCTGTTGCTCCGTTTTTCATATTTAAAATTGCTACGCTTACTTTTATCAAACTTTCTTCTATTAAAGTTTTTTGGACATTTTTTAAGGTTGGCGCTATATTATATGGTAGTGGATATGTTTTGTTTGCCTATCTGGATGCAGAATTAGTAACAAAAGGATGGTTAACCAGACTAGAATTGATAGATGCTATTGCAGTTGGGCAGTTTACACCAGGCCCTGTTTTATCTACTGCAACCTTTATCGGTTATCAATTAGCAGGGTTTTGGGGAGCTATAGCAGCTACAATAGGAATCTTTCTTCCTTCTTTTCTTTTTGTATTACTTCTTAACCCACTAGTACCTAAAATGAGGAAGTCCAAAATACTTGGTTATTTTCTCGATACTGTAAATATTGCAGCGGTGGCCATCATGTTATCAGTATTATTTGTGATGTCTTTAGATGCTTTAATCGACTGGAAAGCAATAAGTATCGCTTTAGTAAGCACTAGTATGATTTTTGGAATTAAGAAAGTAAATCCAATGTGGATTGTACTTGGCGGATCATTTCTCGGATACGTGTTAAGTCTTGTATAG
- a CDS encoding porin encodes MKLKNTLTALVLFTLCFVNAQETTETKFGKGILNVVAKDSSWSMKFATRFQLLSTTGWDINDGDYSKPETNFLVRRARLKFNGFAYSPKLQYKIELGLSNRDISGASEFTNNAPRYILDAVIKWNFYKNFTLWAGQTKLPGNVERVISSANLQLVDRSRLNSRFNIDRDLGVQLRHHFNLSDKFIVREAFAVSQGEGRNITSGNLGGHQYTGRLELLPFGKFKGKGDYKGGDLKREQTPKLMLAATYDFNADAVKNRSNQGSYMQTNTGFYETNISTIFVDAVFKYKGFSFMGEFADRDADEAIAIEEDGTPTGDIVQVGNALNFQAGYLFKSNWEVAGRYTNLNYDAIVGKNLEEQYTLGVSKYIAGHNLKVQSDISYTTEDGDSSGLMYRLQFDIHF; translated from the coding sequence ATGAAATTAAAGAATACACTAACGGCGTTAGTTCTATTTACGCTTTGTTTTGTAAATGCTCAGGAAACTACTGAGACTAAATTCGGAAAAGGAATCCTAAATGTTGTTGCCAAAGATAGCTCCTGGAGCATGAAATTTGCAACTAGATTTCAATTACTTTCTACTACCGGTTGGGATATTAATGATGGCGATTATAGCAAACCAGAAACCAATTTTTTGGTAAGAAGAGCGCGTTTAAAATTTAATGGTTTTGCTTATAGTCCAAAACTTCAATATAAAATAGAACTGGGATTATCTAATAGAGATATTTCAGGGGCTTCAGAATTCACAAATAACGCTCCACGTTATATCCTAGATGCTGTTATAAAATGGAATTTCTATAAAAACTTTACACTTTGGGCAGGGCAAACAAAACTGCCAGGTAATGTAGAGCGTGTTATTTCTTCAGCAAACTTACAATTAGTAGATCGGTCCAGATTAAATAGTCGATTTAATATAGATCGTGATTTGGGAGTACAATTAAGACATCACTTTAATCTTTCAGACAAATTTATAGTTAGAGAAGCTTTTGCAGTTTCTCAAGGGGAAGGAAGAAATATTACCAGTGGAAATTTAGGTGGTCATCAATATACAGGGAGACTCGAATTATTACCTTTTGGTAAATTTAAAGGTAAAGGAGATTATAAAGGAGGAGATCTTAAGAGAGAACAAACTCCTAAATTAATGCTAGCCGCAACTTATGATTTTAACGCTGATGCCGTTAAAAACAGAAGTAATCAAGGCTCCTATATGCAAACCAATACTGGTTTTTATGAGACTAATATCTCTACAATATTTGTAGATGCTGTGTTTAAGTATAAAGGTTTCTCTTTTATGGGAGAATTTGCCGATAGAGATGCTGATGAAGCGATTGCGATAGAAGAAGATGGGACACCAACAGGAGATATCGTTCAGGTTGGTAATGCATTAAATTTTCAAGCTGGATACTTATTTAAAAGCAATTGGGAAGTAGCAGGACGTTATACCAATCTAAATTATGATGCAATTGTTGGTAAAAATCTTGAAGAACAATATACCTTAGGGGTATCAAAATATATTGCAGGGCATAACTTAAAAGTTCAATCAGACATAAGTTATACCACTGAAGACGGGGATAGTAGTGGGTTAATGTATAGATTACAATTTGATATACATTTCTAA
- a CDS encoding inorganic phosphate transporter, translating into MDNIYLLMVVALAILAIADLIVGVSNDAVNFLNSAIGSKAVSFRTIMIVASIGIAAGAVFSSGLMEVARKGIFNPGEFYFDEIMIIFMAVMITDILLLDFFNTLGMPTSTTVSIVFNLLGAAVAIALIKIGADQGLTFSDLGNYINTKTATKIISGILLSVVIAFSVGAIVQFITRLLLSYNFEKKAKWVGALFGGIALTALLYFIFMKGIKGTNYAKAIIDVVYNGGPEGLLDWANNYFGSAYESVKELAKAQKSLFKIDGDAGTIKMTLRGFLETYVFQIVAAGFVLWSVLSYILINFFKINIYKLIIIVGTFGLALAFSGNDLVNFIGVPIAGWQSYEAWVVSGVPAAEFSMDVLAKKSETPVLLLFLAGGIMVLTLWFSKKARYVADTEINLSREGEAKERFKPNFLSRGVVRGTVLISQVLAAITPKPAMEFIEKRFTKPVIDLPKNKNYEMPAFDMVRAAVNLMVAGVLISIATSMGLPLSTTYVTFMVAMGTSLADRAWGTESAVYRVAGVLNVIGGWFFTAISAFVAAATVAFLINLGGPIMVAVLLLVAVLLLARNTINYRKRVKAEKAEDSLKNSESSSVQGVIEESADNIKSFVNRGNKIYTSTIDSLIKYDLIALKKSKKGIAKLDEEVEELRDNIFYFIKNLDESSIGASNFYINILGYLQDMSQSLEYITKASHKHVNNNHKKLRFNQIKDLKVIEEQLNELFRQIKKAFSDRDFDHIDSIISEKQELFNKVNQKIDKQVARTRTEESSPKNTTLYFGLLLETKDLIAATMNLLETYRDHK; encoded by the coding sequence ATGGATAATATTTATTTATTAATGGTAGTCGCGCTAGCGATATTAGCGATTGCCGACCTTATTGTAGGAGTTAGTAATGATGCTGTTAACTTCCTAAATTCGGCTATTGGTTCTAAAGCAGTGTCTTTTAGAACAATTATGATTGTTGCCAGTATTGGTATTGCTGCTGGAGCTGTTTTCTCTAGTGGATTAATGGAAGTAGCTCGTAAGGGTATATTTAATCCGGGCGAATTCTATTTTGATGAGATCATGATCATCTTTATGGCAGTTATGATCACAGACATACTCCTGCTCGATTTTTTTAATACGCTAGGAATGCCTACTTCGACAACGGTATCTATTGTATTTAACCTTTTAGGAGCAGCAGTAGCTATTGCATTAATTAAAATTGGAGCAGATCAAGGGCTAACTTTTTCTGATTTAGGGAATTATATTAATACTAAGACCGCAACAAAAATTATTAGTGGTATTCTACTCTCGGTCGTGATAGCATTCTCAGTGGGTGCTATTGTACAATTTATAACTCGTTTGCTATTATCTTATAATTTCGAAAAGAAAGCCAAATGGGTTGGTGCTTTATTTGGCGGGATTGCATTAACTGCATTACTATATTTCATTTTCATGAAAGGAATTAAAGGAACTAATTATGCTAAAGCCATAATTGATGTTGTTTATAATGGTGGTCCAGAAGGATTATTAGACTGGGCTAATAATTATTTTGGTAGTGCATACGAAAGTGTAAAAGAATTAGCAAAAGCACAGAAAAGCTTATTCAAAATAGATGGAGATGCAGGTACTATTAAAATGACACTAAGAGGGTTTTTAGAAACTTATGTGTTTCAGATTGTAGCTGCTGGTTTTGTACTATGGTCAGTATTGTCATATATTCTTATTAATTTCTTTAAAATAAATATTTATAAGCTTATTATCATTGTTGGTACATTTGGATTAGCGTTAGCTTTTTCTGGTAATGATTTGGTAAACTTTATTGGTGTTCCTATTGCTGGTTGGCAATCTTATGAGGCTTGGGTAGTTTCTGGTGTTCCTGCAGCAGAATTTTCTATGGATGTTTTAGCTAAAAAAAGTGAAACACCAGTGTTATTATTATTCTTGGCAGGAGGAATTATGGTGCTTACATTATGGTTTTCGAAAAAAGCACGATATGTTGCCGATACCGAAATTAACCTTTCCAGAGAAGGAGAAGCCAAAGAACGTTTCAAGCCAAATTTTCTATCTAGAGGCGTTGTTAGAGGTACAGTATTGATATCCCAAGTACTTGCTGCTATTACGCCAAAGCCTGCAATGGAATTTATAGAAAAAAGATTCACTAAACCTGTAATAGATCTACCAAAGAACAAAAACTATGAAATGCCAGCTTTTGATATGGTAAGAGCAGCAGTAAATCTTATGGTTGCCGGAGTTTTGATTTCTATTGCAACTTCTATGGGATTACCACTTTCTACAACTTATGTTACTTTTATGGTAGCAATGGGTACATCATTAGCAGATAGAGCATGGGGAACAGAGAGTGCTGTATATCGTGTAGCAGGAGTACTTAATGTAATTGGCGGATGGTTCTTTACGGCTATAAGTGCATTTGTTGCAGCAGCAACAGTAGCATTTTTGATTAATCTGGGTGGACCTATAATGGTTGCCGTACTATTACTTGTAGCAGTATTGCTTTTAGCAAGAAATACTATAAATTATAGAAAAAGGGTTAAAGCAGAAAAAGCTGAAGATAGTCTTAAAAATTCTGAGAGTAGCTCTGTTCAAGGAGTGATCGAAGAAAGTGCCGATAATATCAAATCTTTTGTGAACAGAGGAAATAAAATTTATACAAGCACAATCGATAGCCTTATAAAATATGACTTAATTGCCTTAAAGAAAAGTAAAAAAGGTATTGCCAAACTAGACGAAGAAGTCGAAGAACTAAGAGATAATATTTTCTACTTTATCAAGAACTTAGATGAATCCAGTATAGGCGCTAGTAATTTCTATATCAACATCTTAGGCTACCTACAAGATATGTCTCAATCTTTAGAATATATAACCAAAGCAAGTCATAAGCACGTAAACAATAATCATAAAAAACTTCGATTCAATCAAATTAAAGATTTAAAAGTAATCGAAGAGCAATTAAATGAGTTGTTTAGACAAATCAAAAAAGCATTTAGCGACAGAGATTTTGATCATATAGATAGCATTATTAGCGAGAAACAAGAACTCTTTAATAAGGTAAATCAAAAAATTGATAAACAAGTTGCTAGAACAAGAACTGAAGAAAGTAGCCCAAAAAATACAACTCTGTATTTTGGATTACTATTAGAAACCAAAGATCTCATTGCAGCAACAATGAACTTGTTAGAAACGTATAGAGATCATAAATAG
- a CDS encoding response regulator transcription factor, whose protein sequence is MNKKDITILLVDDEPDILEIVGYNLTAEGYTVLTAENGVEAVKVAKKKKPHLIILDVMMPEMDGIEACEHIRKLPDLQNTIITFLTARGEDYSQVAGFDAGADDYITKPIRPKVLVSKVKALLRRLKEEDSSDNVVKIGNLVINRDEYKIVKDKKEIVLPRKEFELLSLLASKPGKVFKREDILDKVWGNEVIVGGRTIDVHIRKLREKIGDTSFKTIKGVGYKFVV, encoded by the coding sequence ATGAATAAAAAAGATATTACGATACTGTTAGTTGATGATGAACCTGATATTTTAGAAATTGTCGGGTACAATCTTACTGCAGAAGGATATACAGTATTAACTGCAGAAAATGGAGTTGAAGCTGTAAAAGTTGCAAAAAAGAAAAAACCACATCTGATCATTCTTGATGTAATGATGCCAGAGATGGATGGTATAGAAGCCTGTGAGCATATACGAAAGCTACCAGATTTGCAAAATACAATCATTACCTTTCTTACAGCACGTGGTGAAGATTATTCTCAGGTTGCCGGTTTTGATGCTGGAGCAGATGATTATATCACAAAACCAATTCGCCCAAAAGTTTTGGTAAGCAAAGTAAAAGCTCTGTTAAGAAGACTCAAAGAAGAAGATTCTTCGGATAATGTGGTTAAGATAGGAAATTTGGTAATCAACAGAGACGAATACAAAATTGTTAAAGATAAAAAGGAGATCGTATTACCTAGAAAAGAGTTCGAATTATTATCTTTATTGGCCTCTAAGCCGGGTAAAGTTTTTAAGCGAGAAGATATTCTTGACAAGGTTTGGGGTAATGAGGTTATTGTTGGCGGTCGTACAATTGATGTACATATTAGAAAATTAAGAGAGAAAATCGGCGACACTAGCTTTAAAACTATTAAAGGAGTAGGATATAAGTTTGTAGTTTAA